A genome region from Panthera uncia isolate 11264 chromosome A3 unlocalized genomic scaffold, Puncia_PCG_1.0 HiC_scaffold_11, whole genome shotgun sequence includes the following:
- the PPM1B gene encoding protein phosphatase 1B isoform X2 → MGAFLDKPKTEKHNAHGAGNGLRYGLSSMQGWRVEMEDAHTAVVGIPHGLDDWSFFAVYDGHAGSRVANYCSTHLLEHITNNEDFRAAGKSGSALEPSVENVKSGIRTGFLKIDEYMRNFSDLRNGMDRSGSTAVGVLISPKHIYFINCGDSRAVLYRNGQVCFSTQDHKPCNPREKERIQNAGGSVMIQRVNGSLAVSRALGDYDYKCVDGKGPTEQLVSPEPEVYEILRAEEDEFIILACDGIWDVMSNEELCEFVKSRLEVSDDLENVCNWVVDTCLHKGSRDNMSIVLVCFSNAPKVSDEAVRKDSELDKHLESRVEEIMEKSGEEGMPDLAHVMRILSAENIPNLPPGGGLAGKRNVIEAVYSRLNPHRESDGFEPSVVYIDNLFTF, encoded by the exons ATGGGTGCATTTTTGGATAAACCCAAAACTGAGAAACATAACGCTCATGGTGCTGGGAATGGTTTACGTTATGGCCTGAGCAGCATGCAAGGATGGAGAGTGGAAATGGAAGATGCACACACAGCTGTTGTAGGTATTCCTCACGGCTTGGACGACTGGTCATTTTTTGCAGTTTATGATGGTCATGCTGGATCTCGAGTAGCAAATTACTGCTCAACACATTTATTAGAACACATCACTAATAATGAAGACTTTAGGGCAGCTGGGAAATCAGGGTCTGCTCTTGAGCCCTCAGTGGAAAATGTCAAGAGTGGCATCAGAACTGGCTTTTTGAAAATTGACGAATACATGCGTAACTTTTCTGACCTCAGAAATGGAATGGACAGAAGTGGTTCAACTGCAGTGGGGGTCCTGATTTCACCCAAGCATATCTACTTTATCAACTGTGGTGATTCACGTGCTGTTCTGTACAGGAATGGACAAGTCTGCTTTTCCACCCAGGATCACAAACCTTGCAATCCAAGGGAGAAGGAGCGAATCCAAAATGCAGGAGGCAGCGTAATGATACAGCGTGTTAATGGTTCATTAGCAGTGTCTCGTGCTTTGGGGGACTATGATTACAAGTGTGTTGATGGCAAGGGCCCAACAGAACAACTTGTTTCTCCAGAGCCCGAGGTTTATGAAATTTTAAGAGCAGAAGAGGATGAATTTATCATCTTGGCTTGTGATGGGATCTGGGATGTTATGAGTAATGAGGAGCTCTGTGAATTTGTTAAATCTAGGCTTGAGGTATCTGATGACCTGGAAAATGTGTGCAATTGGGTAGTGGACACTTGTTTACATAAG GGAAGTCGAGATAACATGAGTATTGTACTAGTTTGCTTTTCAAATGCTCCCAAGGTCTCAGATGAAGCAGTGAGAAAAGATTCTGAGCTGGATAAGCACTTGGAATCACGGGTTGAAG aAATTATGGAGAAGTCTGGTGAGGAAGGAATGCCTGATCTTGCCCATGTCATGCGCATCTTGTCTGCAGAAAATATCCCAAATTTGCCTCCTGGGGGAGGTCTTGCTGGCAA GCGCAATGTTATTGAAGCTGTTTATAGTAGGCTGAATCCACATAGAGAAAGTGATGGG
- the PPM1B gene encoding protein phosphatase 1B isoform X3 — MGAFLDKPKTEKHNAHGAGNGLRYGLSSMQGWRVEMEDAHTAVVGIPHGLDDWSFFAVYDGHAGSRVANYCSTHLLEHITNNEDFRAAGKSGSALEPSVENVKSGIRTGFLKIDEYMRNFSDLRNGMDRSGSTAVGVLISPKHIYFINCGDSRAVLYRNGQVCFSTQDHKPCNPREKERIQNAGGSVMIQRVNGSLAVSRALGDYDYKCVDGKGPTEQLVSPEPEVYEILRAEEDEFIILACDGIWDVMSNEELCEFVKSRLEVSDDLENVCNWVVDTCLHKGSRDNMSIVLVCFSNAPKVSDEAVRKDSELDKHLESRVEEIMEKSGEEGMPDLAHVMRILSAENIPNLPPGGGLAGKRNVIEAVYSRLNPHRESDGGAGDLEDPW; from the exons ATGGGTGCATTTTTGGATAAACCCAAAACTGAGAAACATAACGCTCATGGTGCTGGGAATGGTTTACGTTATGGCCTGAGCAGCATGCAAGGATGGAGAGTGGAAATGGAAGATGCACACACAGCTGTTGTAGGTATTCCTCACGGCTTGGACGACTGGTCATTTTTTGCAGTTTATGATGGTCATGCTGGATCTCGAGTAGCAAATTACTGCTCAACACATTTATTAGAACACATCACTAATAATGAAGACTTTAGGGCAGCTGGGAAATCAGGGTCTGCTCTTGAGCCCTCAGTGGAAAATGTCAAGAGTGGCATCAGAACTGGCTTTTTGAAAATTGACGAATACATGCGTAACTTTTCTGACCTCAGAAATGGAATGGACAGAAGTGGTTCAACTGCAGTGGGGGTCCTGATTTCACCCAAGCATATCTACTTTATCAACTGTGGTGATTCACGTGCTGTTCTGTACAGGAATGGACAAGTCTGCTTTTCCACCCAGGATCACAAACCTTGCAATCCAAGGGAGAAGGAGCGAATCCAAAATGCAGGAGGCAGCGTAATGATACAGCGTGTTAATGGTTCATTAGCAGTGTCTCGTGCTTTGGGGGACTATGATTACAAGTGTGTTGATGGCAAGGGCCCAACAGAACAACTTGTTTCTCCAGAGCCCGAGGTTTATGAAATTTTAAGAGCAGAAGAGGATGAATTTATCATCTTGGCTTGTGATGGGATCTGGGATGTTATGAGTAATGAGGAGCTCTGTGAATTTGTTAAATCTAGGCTTGAGGTATCTGATGACCTGGAAAATGTGTGCAATTGGGTAGTGGACACTTGTTTACATAAG GGAAGTCGAGATAACATGAGTATTGTACTAGTTTGCTTTTCAAATGCTCCCAAGGTCTCAGATGAAGCAGTGAGAAAAGATTCTGAGCTGGATAAGCACTTGGAATCACGGGTTGAAG aAATTATGGAGAAGTCTGGTGAGGAAGGAATGCCTGATCTTGCCCATGTCATGCGCATCTTGTCTGCAGAAAATATCCCAAATTTGCCTCCTGGGGGAGGTCTTGCTGGCAA GCGCAATGTTATTGAAGCTGTTTATAGTAGGCTGAATCCACATAGAGAAAGTGATGGG
- the PPM1B gene encoding protein phosphatase 1B isoform X4, with translation MGAFLDKPKTEKHNAHGAGNGLRYGLSSMQGWRVEMEDAHTAVVGIPHGLDDWSFFAVYDGHAGSRVANYCSTHLLEHITNNEDFRAAGKSGSALEPSVENVKSGIRTGFLKIDEYMRNFSDLRNGMDRSGSTAVGVLISPKHIYFINCGDSRAVLYRNGQVCFSTQDHKPCNPREKERIQNAGGSVMIQRVNGSLAVSRALGDYDYKCVDGKGPTEQLVSPEPEVYEILRAEEDEFIILACDGIWDVMSNEELCEFVKSRLEVSDDLENVCNWVVDTCLHKGSRDNMSIVLVCFSNAPKVSDEAVRKDSELDKHLESRVEVEVCSGAPAPGLGQRRI, from the exons ATGGGTGCATTTTTGGATAAACCCAAAACTGAGAAACATAACGCTCATGGTGCTGGGAATGGTTTACGTTATGGCCTGAGCAGCATGCAAGGATGGAGAGTGGAAATGGAAGATGCACACACAGCTGTTGTAGGTATTCCTCACGGCTTGGACGACTGGTCATTTTTTGCAGTTTATGATGGTCATGCTGGATCTCGAGTAGCAAATTACTGCTCAACACATTTATTAGAACACATCACTAATAATGAAGACTTTAGGGCAGCTGGGAAATCAGGGTCTGCTCTTGAGCCCTCAGTGGAAAATGTCAAGAGTGGCATCAGAACTGGCTTTTTGAAAATTGACGAATACATGCGTAACTTTTCTGACCTCAGAAATGGAATGGACAGAAGTGGTTCAACTGCAGTGGGGGTCCTGATTTCACCCAAGCATATCTACTTTATCAACTGTGGTGATTCACGTGCTGTTCTGTACAGGAATGGACAAGTCTGCTTTTCCACCCAGGATCACAAACCTTGCAATCCAAGGGAGAAGGAGCGAATCCAAAATGCAGGAGGCAGCGTAATGATACAGCGTGTTAATGGTTCATTAGCAGTGTCTCGTGCTTTGGGGGACTATGATTACAAGTGTGTTGATGGCAAGGGCCCAACAGAACAACTTGTTTCTCCAGAGCCCGAGGTTTATGAAATTTTAAGAGCAGAAGAGGATGAATTTATCATCTTGGCTTGTGATGGGATCTGGGATGTTATGAGTAATGAGGAGCTCTGTGAATTTGTTAAATCTAGGCTTGAGGTATCTGATGACCTGGAAAATGTGTGCAATTGGGTAGTGGACACTTGTTTACATAAG GGAAGTCGAGATAACATGAGTATTGTACTAGTTTGCTTTTCAAATGCTCCCAAGGTCTCAGATGAAGCAGTGAGAAAAGATTCTGAGCTGGATAAGCACTTGGAATCACGGGTTGAAG TGGAAGTGTGCAGCGGTGCACCTGCTCCAGGCTTGGGTCAGAGACGCATTTGA
- the PPM1B gene encoding protein phosphatase 1B isoform X5, with protein sequence MGAFLDKPKTEKHNAHGAGNGLRYGLSSMQGWRVEMEDAHTAVVGIPHGLDDWSFFAVYDGHAGSRVANYCSTHLLEHITNNEDFRAAGKSGSALEPSVENVKSGIRTGFLKIDEYMRNFSDLRNGMDRSGSTAVGVLISPKHIYFINCGDSRAVLYRNGQVCFSTQDHKPCNPREKERIQNAGGSVMIQRVNGSLAVSRALGDYDYKCVDGKGPTEQLVSPEPEVYEILRAEEDEFIILACDGIWDVMSNEELCEFVKSRLEVSDDLENVCNWVVDTCLHKGSRDNMSIVLVCFSNAPKVSDEAVRKDSELDKHLESRVEGIKNLIKRHGWT encoded by the exons ATGGGTGCATTTTTGGATAAACCCAAAACTGAGAAACATAACGCTCATGGTGCTGGGAATGGTTTACGTTATGGCCTGAGCAGCATGCAAGGATGGAGAGTGGAAATGGAAGATGCACACACAGCTGTTGTAGGTATTCCTCACGGCTTGGACGACTGGTCATTTTTTGCAGTTTATGATGGTCATGCTGGATCTCGAGTAGCAAATTACTGCTCAACACATTTATTAGAACACATCACTAATAATGAAGACTTTAGGGCAGCTGGGAAATCAGGGTCTGCTCTTGAGCCCTCAGTGGAAAATGTCAAGAGTGGCATCAGAACTGGCTTTTTGAAAATTGACGAATACATGCGTAACTTTTCTGACCTCAGAAATGGAATGGACAGAAGTGGTTCAACTGCAGTGGGGGTCCTGATTTCACCCAAGCATATCTACTTTATCAACTGTGGTGATTCACGTGCTGTTCTGTACAGGAATGGACAAGTCTGCTTTTCCACCCAGGATCACAAACCTTGCAATCCAAGGGAGAAGGAGCGAATCCAAAATGCAGGAGGCAGCGTAATGATACAGCGTGTTAATGGTTCATTAGCAGTGTCTCGTGCTTTGGGGGACTATGATTACAAGTGTGTTGATGGCAAGGGCCCAACAGAACAACTTGTTTCTCCAGAGCCCGAGGTTTATGAAATTTTAAGAGCAGAAGAGGATGAATTTATCATCTTGGCTTGTGATGGGATCTGGGATGTTATGAGTAATGAGGAGCTCTGTGAATTTGTTAAATCTAGGCTTGAGGTATCTGATGACCTGGAAAATGTGTGCAATTGGGTAGTGGACACTTGTTTACATAAG GGAAGTCGAGATAACATGAGTATTGTACTAGTTTGCTTTTCAAATGCTCCCAAGGTCTCAGATGAAGCAGTGAGAAAAGATTCTGAGCTGGATAAGCACTTGGAATCACGGGTTGAAG GTATCAAAAACCTTATAaaacgacatggatggacctag